A part of Patescibacteria group bacterium genomic DNA contains:
- the pilO gene encoding type 4a pilus biogenesis protein PilO, which translates to MMMKNRLYFIAGILLLLVGVVVFVIRPTARELKELSATIKNQRENLKKLYPEGQQIETIQAEYQQIKPKFESLSSIFVAPGKELDLITALEKIAAENNIEQEIDLRRQDPKTESAMLPFHLTLSGNFHNLISYLLNLEALEYYIKIGSLSINSDTAQSSRSPIQPISDPEKISASIQASAYTTNYESQNK; encoded by the coding sequence ATGATGATGAAAAATAGATTATACTTTATTGCGGGTATCCTGTTGCTTCTGGTGGGAGTAGTCGTTTTTGTAATTCGACCAACAGCCAGGGAATTAAAAGAATTATCAGCTACGATTAAAAACCAACGGGAAAACCTAAAAAAATTATATCCCGAGGGCCAACAAATAGAGACAATACAAGCCGAATACCAACAAATCAAACCAAAATTTGAGAGTTTATCAAGTATTTTTGTCGCCCCCGGAAAAGAGTTGGATCTGATCACCGCCCTAGAAAAAATTGCTGCAGAAAATAATATAGAGCAAGAAATAGACCTGCGAAGACAAGATCCTAAAACCGAATCTGCAATGCTTCCTTTTCATCTGACCCTATCAGGCAATTTTCATAATCTTATCAGTTACCTATTGAATCTAGAAGCCCTTGAATATTATATTAAAATTGGATCTCTTAGTATAAATAGTGATACTGCGCAATCTTCTAGGTCCCCTATTCAACCAATAAGTGACCCCGAAAAAATTAGTGCTTCAATTCAAGCTAGCGCCTACACAACTAACTATGAATCTCAAAATAAATAA